From Prochlorococcus sp. MIT 1223, the proteins below share one genomic window:
- a CDS encoding HupE/UreJ family protein: MTLTFFVRKYLLFALASCCFLLIAVVSPGLAHHPFGMGDGSDLSVWQSLVSGVGHPLLGPDHLLFMLGIALLGLKSTKRWVLPLLAFGLGGSAFAQLQPLPYLLTPWIEAIVSLSLAIEGCIVLNFLSSKWLLPMFALHGYLLGNTIVGVESTPLIGYFVGLFLGQGSLLLLVTAASQKVINSFDVNRQNVFAGIWIGIGVAFSWVALIQ, encoded by the coding sequence ATGACTCTTACTTTTTTTGTGCGTAAGTATTTGCTTTTCGCTTTAGCTTCTTGTTGTTTTTTGTTAATTGCTGTAGTTTCTCCAGGATTAGCCCATCATCCCTTCGGCATGGGAGATGGTTCGGATCTGTCAGTTTGGCAATCTCTAGTTAGTGGTGTTGGACATCCATTGCTTGGACCAGACCATTTGCTTTTTATGTTAGGTATTGCCTTATTGGGATTAAAAAGTACGAAGAGATGGGTTTTACCTCTTTTAGCTTTTGGTTTAGGAGGAAGTGCATTTGCGCAGTTGCAGCCTTTACCTTATTTGCTTACTCCGTGGATAGAGGCAATTGTCTCTTTATCGTTAGCCATAGAAGGTTGCATTGTTCTCAATTTTTTGAGTTCAAAGTGGCTCCTTCCAATGTTTGCTTTACACGGCTATTTACTGGGGAACACCATTGTTGGGGTTGAATCGACTCCTCTGATAGGTTATTTCGTAGGTCTTTTTCTTGGCCAAGGATCTTTACTGCTACTTGTCACTGCAGCATCTCAAAAAGTGATAAATAGTTTTGATGTAAATCGACAGAATGTCTTTGCTGGTATCTGGATAGGAATAGGAGTTGCGTTTTCTTGGGTTGCTCTTATTCAATAA
- a CDS encoding HEAT repeat domain-containing protein yields MIITETQIWDRFNTNKSTLISADWLKGVYSLDLSDELRWTIGERLGLLAKEGWDVIKVLIDVYGNQPELIHAAGLCHQEGACNFLLQLLREQAKPNIILVRALACWGAILSTQELKRILGENSMQMRLAGLNLLSFKAHLLTVNELLDIVVDLLDDFREEVVIQVIKILQRRDEVEIIDCISQIARNGTDKIVETALIALGSIGTIQSVESLSKLSQQFVSETHRSIAQKQISHQHINSSLDCMI; encoded by the coding sequence ATGATTATTACAGAAACTCAAATATGGGATAGGTTTAATACGAATAAATCCACCTTAATATCAGCAGATTGGTTAAAGGGTGTTTATTCATTAGATTTATCTGATGAACTTCGTTGGACTATTGGAGAACGATTAGGGCTTTTAGCGAAAGAAGGTTGGGATGTGATTAAGGTGCTTATCGATGTCTATGGTAATCAACCTGAGTTAATACATGCTGCAGGTCTATGTCATCAAGAAGGAGCCTGCAACTTTTTGTTGCAGCTTTTAAGAGAACAAGCTAAACCTAACATTATTCTTGTCAGAGCTCTCGCCTGTTGGGGTGCAATACTTTCCACGCAAGAACTTAAAAGAATCTTAGGTGAAAATTCAATGCAGATGCGTTTAGCCGGTTTAAATTTGCTAAGTTTTAAAGCTCATTTGCTGACTGTAAATGAACTACTGGATATAGTTGTGGATTTGTTAGATGATTTTCGAGAAGAAGTAGTTATACAGGTTATAAAAATACTTCAGCGTCGAGATGAAGTTGAAATCATTGATTGTATCAGTCAAATTGCACGTAATGGGACTGACAAAATAGTAGAAACTGCTTTGATAGCTTTGGGCTCTATTGGAACCATACAAAGTGTAGAGTCATTGTCTAAATTATCACAACAATTCGTGAGTGAAACTCATAGAAGTATCGCGCAAAAACAAATCTCACATCAACATATAAATTCTTCGTTAGACTGCATGATTTGA
- a CDS encoding formate/nitrite transporter family protein, whose protein sequence is MDYVLPNELVDGMIMAGGKKSNVSIKNLLLRGFYSGAILGLATCLAITVGIQSGMPFLGSVLFPFGFASIVLFGMELVTGNFALLPMATWAGKSTWQATFRNWIWVWIGNFLGTALVALLLSISLTSAGTVEPLAAAAGGKGWAVVAAKIIAINKSNVLVKYQALGSTGLFLAFLRGVIANWLVCLGVTMALVSKSVPGKILACWLPITAFQTMGMEHIVVNMFLHTAGPLLGSGVGFNQVIFWNFLPVTLGNIVGGMVFIGMLFYSTHRTKMSNVLPKVHDEKLERELAAELGAR, encoded by the coding sequence ATGGACTATGTCCTGCCGAATGAATTAGTAGATGGGATGATAATGGCAGGAGGGAAAAAATCTAATGTAAGTATCAAAAATTTATTGCTACGTGGCTTCTATTCCGGTGCCATTCTTGGATTGGCTACATGCCTTGCTATTACTGTAGGGATTCAATCAGGTATGCCTTTTTTGGGCTCAGTACTATTCCCTTTTGGTTTTGCAAGCATTGTTCTTTTTGGAATGGAATTAGTGACTGGTAACTTTGCTCTGTTACCTATGGCAACCTGGGCGGGTAAAAGTACGTGGCAAGCAACGTTTAGGAATTGGATATGGGTGTGGATAGGTAATTTTCTTGGAACAGCTCTTGTTGCACTTTTATTGTCTATTAGCCTTACTAGTGCAGGTACTGTTGAACCGCTAGCTGCGGCGGCGGGAGGGAAAGGTTGGGCTGTAGTCGCTGCAAAAATTATTGCTATAAATAAGTCAAATGTTTTGGTTAAGTATCAAGCATTAGGTAGCACAGGATTGTTTTTAGCTTTTTTACGGGGTGTTATTGCCAATTGGTTGGTTTGCCTTGGCGTGACAATGGCTTTAGTTAGTAAAAGTGTTCCTGGCAAAATCCTTGCTTGTTGGCTTCCTATTACCGCATTCCAAACTATGGGTATGGAACATATAGTAGTGAATATGTTTCTTCATACAGCTGGACCTTTACTAGGTTCAGGGGTTGGCTTTAACCAAGTTATTTTTTGGAATTTTCTGCCAGTAACTCTAGGCAATATTGTTGGTGGGATGGTCTTTATTGGTATGCTTTTCTATAGCACTCATAGAACCAAAATGAGTAATGTTCTACCTAAGGTTCATGATGAGAAATTAGAAAGAGAATTGGCTGCGGAACTAGGGGCACGTTAG
- a CDS encoding ferredoxin--nitrite reductase — MDTKSKKQNSFSSFFHWISALVNDEPSIKEVNGGQDFFSKLMNRISG, encoded by the coding sequence ATGGATACAAAATCAAAAAAACAAAATTCTTTCTCTTCATTCTTTCATTGGATTTCTGCTTTAGTCAATGATGAACCTTCAATTAAGGAAGTTAATGGAGGCCAGGATTTCTTTTCTAAATTAATGAATCGTATAAGCGGCTAA
- a CDS encoding ferredoxin--nitrite reductase: MTTISKPLKYYLKDKKLNKIEKDKHEKDGLEVGSQLEEFARLGWENIDKTDLQLRLKWYGMFWRPKTPGKFMLRLRIPNGVLNSIQLSIIASIVARYGENGNCDITTRQNLQLRGILISDLPEILRRLKLAGIETIQSGFDNPRNVTGNPLAGVDPEEVIDTRPYTFKLNEFLTKNGQGNPEFSNLPRKWNTAVAGASDNFLLHNDLVFHPVFNNGELGFSVWVGGILSSVLNDYAIPLNAWIQEDQICQLTQIILTIWRDNGERSARPKGRFRSYLNQIGIEKFRSLVEEKFGELQEDPGSYFSKKPRSFFGINNQKQEGKFYAGIHVPVGRLTSNDLQDLSDLINKYGTGELRLTEDQNIIIIDIPEENLFDFKNDNLLRKFPLNPRKVSAGTVSCTGKTYCGFALVNTKDQAQKIAEELDNELILPEELKIHWTGCPNSCGQAYMGAIGLTGKRTKDKHGKTVEAFDIAIGGMQGPVNKVGKLHKKSVPIYELKDTIKQLLIDNYKALPRLQNNDDFFSRFMNWFSELGEASTD; the protein is encoded by the coding sequence ATGACGACAATTTCTAAACCTTTAAAGTATTATCTCAAAGATAAAAAATTAAATAAGATTGAAAAAGATAAGCATGAAAAAGATGGATTAGAAGTAGGTAGTCAATTAGAGGAATTTGCAAGACTAGGCTGGGAAAATATTGATAAAACAGACTTACAATTAAGATTAAAATGGTATGGAATGTTCTGGAGACCTAAGACCCCAGGAAAGTTTATGTTGAGATTAAGAATACCAAATGGCGTTCTTAATTCAATCCAACTAAGTATCATAGCTTCAATTGTTGCCAGATATGGTGAGAATGGAAACTGCGATATAACCACTAGGCAAAATTTACAGCTGCGAGGGATTCTGATAAGTGATCTGCCAGAAATACTTAGAAGATTGAAATTGGCAGGTATAGAAACAATACAATCAGGATTTGATAATCCAAGAAATGTAACAGGTAATCCTTTGGCAGGAGTAGATCCAGAAGAAGTAATTGATACCAGACCTTATACATTTAAGTTAAATGAATTTCTAACAAAAAATGGTCAAGGTAATCCAGAATTCTCCAATCTTCCAAGGAAGTGGAACACAGCTGTTGCAGGGGCAAGTGACAATTTTCTTTTACACAATGATTTAGTTTTTCATCCAGTTTTTAATAATGGAGAATTAGGTTTTAGTGTCTGGGTTGGAGGTATTCTATCTTCTGTTTTAAATGATTATGCGATTCCATTGAATGCTTGGATTCAAGAAGATCAAATTTGTCAATTAACTCAAATAATTTTAACTATATGGAGAGATAATGGAGAAAGGTCTGCAAGGCCAAAAGGTAGGTTTAGGAGTTATTTAAATCAGATAGGGATTGAAAAATTTCGTTCTTTAGTAGAAGAGAAATTTGGAGAACTTCAGGAAGACCCAGGTTCATACTTTAGCAAGAAACCTAGATCATTTTTTGGTATTAATAATCAAAAGCAAGAAGGTAAATTCTATGCTGGTATTCATGTTCCCGTTGGTAGGCTTACATCGAATGATCTTCAAGATTTATCAGATCTTATTAACAAGTATGGGACTGGAGAATTACGACTTACTGAAGATCAAAATATAATCATTATTGATATTCCTGAGGAAAATCTATTTGATTTCAAAAATGATAATTTACTAAGGAAATTCCCTTTAAACCCTCGTAAAGTATCTGCTGGAACTGTCTCATGTACAGGGAAGACTTATTGCGGATTTGCATTAGTCAACACCAAAGATCAAGCTCAAAAAATCGCAGAAGAATTAGATAATGAGCTAATCCTGCCAGAGGAATTAAAGATTCATTGGACCGGTTGTCCCAATAGTTGTGGTCAGGCATACATGGGAGCTATTGGTTTGACTGGTAAAAGAACCAAAGACAAACATGGCAAAACAGTTGAGGCATTTGATATTGCTATTGGCGGGATGCAAGGACCAGTTAATAAAGTAGGTAAATTACATAAAAAATCAGTTCCTATTTATGAATTGAAAGATACTATTAAGCAACTTTTGATTGATAATTATAAAGCATTACCCAGGCTACAAAATAATGATGATTTTTTTTCGCGTTTTATGAATTGGTTTAGTGAACTCGGAGAAGCTAGTACTGATTAG
- a CDS encoding CbiX/SirB N-terminal domain-containing protein, translating into MIPKIKNVSPFRSLRLIIHGSSGGYIHPLVNYVIKQVEYLRGSSVDLEVLTQKKPKHSRSSSVLVVPLLLLPGKHVQHDIPQICKRLNHEGINTQLLPFLGCWYQWISILKYFINIESQIGKPILLHHPLNNSIGSSYLEKLNRTLKIPIEPWSKWSKLREKEDPIYTPIPFSLTPNKNTKNLRTHDSISSLLEIDIFLFGLINILTHLP; encoded by the coding sequence ATGATACCAAAAATTAAGAATGTTAGTCCATTTCGAAGCTTGAGATTAATTATACATGGCTCATCAGGAGGTTATATCCACCCATTAGTAAATTACGTCATCAAACAAGTAGAATATCTTAGAGGGTCTAGTGTTGATCTAGAAGTACTCACACAAAAGAAACCTAAACATTCAAGATCTTCTTCTGTTCTAGTGGTTCCATTATTGTTACTGCCTGGCAAACATGTGCAACATGATATTCCTCAAATATGTAAACGTTTAAATCATGAAGGGATAAATACACAATTACTGCCTTTTTTAGGTTGCTGGTACCAATGGATTTCAATATTAAAATATTTCATTAATATTGAATCCCAAATCGGAAAACCTATACTACTTCATCATCCATTAAATAATAGTATTGGTTCAAGTTATTTAGAAAAGTTAAACAGAACATTAAAAATACCCATTGAGCCATGGAGCAAATGGAGTAAATTAAGAGAAAAAGAAGATCCAATATATACCCCAATTCCTTTTTCATTAACACCTAATAAAAATACAAAAAATTTAAGAACACATGACTCAATTTCATCTTTATTAGAAATTGATATCTTCTTATTTGGATTAATTAATATTTTGACTCACTTACCATGA
- the cobA gene encoding uroporphyrinogen-III C-methyltransferase has product MKKNNNGTIYLVGAGPGDPDLLTVKAKRLLTECDALVYDALIPKEFLKYTPDSCRHFFVGKRRGNHSLDQKQINKFLVEISKDHNSVVRLKGGDPFLFGRGCEEAEWLIKHNIQVQVVPGITSGMAAPTYMGIPLTHRETASSVTFVTGHEGKDKKHSSVKWRRLANASDGIVIYMGMHNLNYIINELIAGGLDPETPSAIIHQATLANQQYIKAPLNKLLLKQRYRGIESPSIIVIGKVITHQIKKCAPEPTGLNLSKLNNLIALKAKLI; this is encoded by the coding sequence ATGAAAAAAAACAATAATGGAACAATTTATTTAGTAGGAGCAGGTCCAGGAGATCCTGATTTACTAACAGTCAAAGCAAAAAGATTGCTAACTGAATGTGATGCCTTGGTTTATGACGCTTTAATACCAAAAGAATTTCTCAAATATACTCCTGATTCATGTAGACATTTTTTTGTTGGCAAAAGACGTGGTAACCATTCACTTGATCAAAAGCAAATCAACAAATTCTTAGTGGAAATATCAAAAGACCACAATTCTGTAGTGCGTCTTAAAGGTGGAGATCCTTTCTTGTTTGGTCGAGGGTGTGAAGAAGCAGAGTGGCTAATTAAACATAATATTCAGGTTCAAGTAGTACCTGGTATTACTTCAGGTATGGCGGCACCTACTTACATGGGAATTCCTTTAACACATAGGGAAACAGCATCGTCAGTTACATTCGTGACAGGTCATGAGGGAAAGGACAAAAAACATTCTTCAGTAAAGTGGCGTAGACTTGCAAACGCCTCAGATGGAATAGTCATTTATATGGGTATGCATAATCTTAATTACATTATTAATGAGCTGATTGCTGGTGGTTTAGATCCTGAAACGCCATCAGCCATAATTCATCAAGCGACGTTAGCCAATCAGCAATATATCAAAGCACCATTAAATAAACTTTTACTAAAACAGAGATATAGAGGTATAGAATCTCCTTCCATAATAGTAATTGGGAAAGTAATTACTCATCAAATTAAAAAATGTGCACCTGAACCTACAGGTTTGAATTTGTCTAAGCTAAATAATTTAATAGCGTTAAAAGCAAAGCTTATCTAA
- the argJ gene encoding bifunctional glutamate N-acetyltransferase/amino-acid acetyltransferase ArgJ, translating to MTPSPPSLWSPISGGITSPLGYRAAGIKSGLKSSGKLDLALLLAPKDAICAGTFTQSSIRAACVDICQQKLKECAGKVRAVLINSGQANACIGKQAFIDSYRAINDLSDHLGLPTSQVLMCSTGVIGEAIPMQKLLNGLEKLVSSLDDSGGNNAAQAILTTDLVDKQIAYESFVDGRRVRIGGMAKGSGMIHPNMATMLAYLTCDVGVSFDLWSTMIQRVVNSSFNAISVDGDTSTNDSFLAFSSGEPVADKFLEHIEMGLLKTSQHLAKAIARDGEGANSLLEIKVEGCKTSEDARLIARTIISSSLVKTAINGHDPNWGRIVAATGRAGVPLSSDEIDLWIGSFQLVSRGEPILFDRSKVSEYMKEKFNDNYLQNNSITIRLKVGKGKGEAVAWGCDLSEEYIRINADYTT from the coding sequence GTGACTCCTTCCCCCCCATCATTATGGTCTCCTATTAGTGGAGGTATAACTAGTCCGTTAGGATATAGAGCTGCTGGAATAAAATCTGGTTTAAAAAGCTCTGGTAAATTAGACTTAGCCCTACTCTTGGCTCCAAAGGATGCTATTTGTGCAGGCACTTTTACGCAATCTTCAATTCGTGCTGCATGTGTAGATATTTGTCAACAAAAGCTTAAAGAATGCGCAGGTAAAGTTAGAGCTGTTCTTATTAACTCTGGTCAAGCCAATGCTTGTATAGGTAAACAAGCATTTATTGACTCTTATAGAGCTATTAATGATTTGTCAGATCACTTAGGTTTACCTACTTCGCAAGTTTTGATGTGTTCGACAGGTGTCATAGGCGAAGCAATACCTATGCAAAAATTATTAAATGGATTGGAAAAACTTGTTTCTAGTTTAGATGATTCTGGTGGTAATAATGCTGCTCAAGCAATTCTTACAACAGATCTTGTTGATAAACAAATAGCCTATGAATCATTTGTAGATGGCAGACGAGTCCGAATCGGAGGTATGGCAAAAGGTTCAGGTATGATTCACCCCAATATGGCAACGATGCTTGCATACTTAACTTGTGATGTTGGTGTATCTTTTGATTTATGGTCGACAATGATCCAACGAGTTGTGAACTCTTCTTTTAATGCAATTAGCGTTGATGGAGATACAAGTACTAATGATTCTTTTTTAGCCTTTTCTTCTGGTGAACCTGTTGCAGATAAATTCCTAGAACATATAGAAATGGGATTACTCAAGACATCTCAACATTTAGCCAAAGCTATTGCTAGAGATGGTGAAGGAGCAAATTCTTTGCTTGAGATTAAAGTAGAAGGTTGTAAAACTTCGGAAGATGCGCGCTTGATAGCCAGAACAATTATTAGTTCTTCATTAGTTAAGACAGCGATTAATGGACATGATCCAAATTGGGGAAGGATTGTAGCTGCTACTGGAAGAGCAGGAGTGCCATTATCATCCGACGAAATTGATTTATGGATTGGATCTTTTCAATTAGTTAGCAGAGGCGAACCAATTCTTTTTGATCGTTCTAAAGTTTCAGAGTATATGAAGGAGAAATTTAACGATAATTATTTGCAGAATAATTCAATTACAATTCGACTTAAAGTTGGCAAAGGTAAAGGAGAGGCCGTAGCTTGGGGTTGTGACTTATCGGAGGAATATATAAGGATAAATGCAGATTATACTACTTAA
- the coaE gene encoding dephospho-CoA kinase (Dephospho-CoA kinase (CoaE) performs the final step in coenzyme A biosynthesis.), translated as MEKFQEEIDIPKCIGDQRRIGITGGIASGKSTIGSYLEKIKNLPILDADVFSREALKPGTNAYHSVIQRYKTGVLKNKLIDRKVLSKIIFNDANERLWLESLIHPIIYNKFSEAIQCHQQSKILIMIVPLLLEANFTDLCTEVWVVNCSKEQQLKRLITRDSLNKDEAIKKIEAQWPLEKKIKFANFVIDNSSESNVWKEQIDNLI; from the coding sequence ATGGAAAAGTTTCAAGAAGAAATTGACATCCCTAAATGTATAGGAGACCAAAGGCGTATTGGCATCACAGGTGGTATAGCCAGTGGTAAAAGTACTATTGGAAGTTATCTAGAGAAAATTAAAAATCTTCCAATTTTAGATGCTGATGTTTTTTCAAGAGAAGCTCTCAAGCCAGGAACTAATGCTTATCACTCGGTAATTCAAAGATATAAAACAGGAGTTCTCAAAAACAAACTTATAGATAGAAAAGTACTTTCTAAGATTATCTTTAATGATGCAAATGAGCGATTATGGTTAGAAAGTCTTATTCATCCGATAATTTACAATAAGTTTTCAGAGGCAATACAATGTCATCAACAATCAAAAATCCTAATAATGATAGTGCCATTATTATTAGAAGCAAATTTCACAGATTTATGTACCGAAGTATGGGTAGTTAATTGTTCTAAAGAGCAACAATTAAAAAGACTTATAACGAGAGATAGTTTAAATAAAGATGAAGCCATTAAAAAAATAGAGGCCCAATGGCCATTGGAAAAAAAAATAAAATTTGCTAATTTTGTTATTGATAATTCTTCTGAATCAAACGTATGGAAGGAACAAATAGACAATTTAATTTAA
- the gatB gene encoding Asp-tRNA(Asn)/Glu-tRNA(Gln) amidotransferase subunit GatB — protein MSETNSAWQPVIGLETHVQLGTNSKIFTSASTNFGDEPNTHIDPVVCGLPGTLPVLNEKVLEYAVKASLALNLHIAEHSKFDRKQYFYPDLPKNYQISQFDEPIAENGWIEVEVAEKGKETYIKKIGIERLHMEEDAGKLVHAGSDRLAGSTHSLVDYNRAGVALAEIVSKPDLRTGREASEYAAEIRRIVRYLGVSDGNMQEGSLRCDVNISVRPSSTAPFGTKVEIKNMNSFSAIQKACEYEIERQIKAYEAGESVIQETRLWDESKQLTKSMRSKEGSSDYRYFPDPDLGPIEITKELLQLWSSELPELPSAKRYRYAKEYALSMYDARVLTDESGMAIYFENAVAAGAEPKAACNWITGDISAHLKATKQSFEDLPFKADQLAEMVKMIINGQISGKIAKDILPELMNQGGSPLEIVDKRGLGMISDSDLLAEIIDRILINHPDEVQAFREGKTKLQGFFIGQLMKETKGKADPKKANQILSKKLSS, from the coding sequence ATGTCTGAAACCAATAGTGCATGGCAGCCTGTTATTGGATTGGAAACACATGTTCAATTAGGAACTAATAGCAAGATATTTACTTCAGCATCTACTAATTTTGGTGATGAGCCTAACACTCATATTGATCCTGTTGTTTGTGGATTGCCAGGAACTCTCCCTGTTTTGAATGAGAAAGTATTGGAGTATGCAGTTAAAGCATCCTTAGCTTTAAATTTACACATTGCTGAGCACAGTAAATTTGATAGGAAACAATATTTTTATCCTGATTTACCAAAAAATTATCAGATTTCTCAATTTGATGAGCCAATAGCTGAGAATGGTTGGATTGAAGTTGAAGTTGCTGAAAAAGGGAAAGAAACCTATATAAAAAAAATAGGCATTGAGCGTCTTCATATGGAAGAAGATGCAGGCAAATTAGTCCATGCCGGAAGTGATCGATTAGCAGGTTCTACACATTCTCTTGTTGATTACAATCGAGCTGGGGTTGCTCTAGCAGAAATAGTTAGTAAGCCTGATCTTAGAACTGGGAGAGAAGCGTCAGAGTATGCTGCAGAAATAAGAAGAATTGTTAGATATTTAGGCGTATCTGATGGGAATATGCAAGAAGGCTCTTTGAGATGTGACGTTAATATTTCAGTGAGGCCTAGTTCCACAGCTCCTTTTGGGACAAAGGTAGAAATAAAGAATATGAATTCTTTTTCGGCTATTCAGAAAGCTTGTGAATATGAGATAGAACGACAAATTAAAGCGTATGAAGCTGGAGAATCAGTGATTCAAGAAACACGTCTTTGGGATGAAAGTAAGCAATTAACTAAGAGCATGAGGTCAAAAGAGGGTAGTAGTGATTATCGTTATTTTCCTGATCCTGATTTGGGACCTATTGAGATCACAAAAGAATTGCTTCAACTGTGGTCTTCTGAATTACCTGAGTTGCCATCCGCTAAAAGATATCGGTATGCCAAAGAATATGCCCTTTCAATGTATGACGCTCGAGTGTTAACTGATGAATCTGGTATGGCTATTTATTTCGAAAATGCTGTAGCAGCTGGTGCTGAACCTAAAGCAGCATGTAATTGGATTACTGGCGATATTTCAGCTCATTTAAAAGCAACTAAGCAGAGCTTTGAAGACCTTCCTTTTAAAGCAGATCAACTGGCTGAAATGGTTAAGATGATAATTAACGGGCAGATTAGTGGCAAGATCGCAAAAGATATCTTGCCTGAATTAATGAATCAAGGTGGATCTCCTTTAGAGATAGTTGATAAACGTGGACTAGGAATGATTAGTGATTCCGATCTTCTTGCAGAGATTATTGATAGAATCTTGATTAATCATCCTGATGAAGTGCAAGCATTCCGTGAAGGAAAGACAAAACTGCAAGGATTTTTTATTGGTCAGTTAATGAAAGAAACAAAAGGTAAAGCCGATCCCAAAAAGGCTAATCAAATATTAAGCAAGAAGCTCTCATCTTAA
- the thiO gene encoding glycine oxidase ThiO, which yields MGVHSTDQLLIIGGGLMGLSVAHSLAKKGKKVIIFSRRRNEAAGFVAAGMLAPHAEGLTGQMLKLGKLSLQLQSNWVATIEKDSGLDCGLRNCGIVVPFRNFAERDKYPTAQYGELLDRNALLKEAPGLHPQWKSGIIFHQDGQIDNRRLLMRALEKACFELGVQFQEGVKVLKLINSSKGFEGVQIQNAEGKIKSIHSKEGVLCSGAWAKELLTDLPIFPVKGQMLSIQGPRNALKRVIFGPGTYLVPRQDGLIIVGATSEKNAGFDEGLTPIGQTQLQEGISSLLPKASNWPHMERWWGFRPCTPDQKPILGVSSIKGLWLATGHYRNGVLLSAITSYLLQKIICNENLNTEEKEILKTFKWDRFQ from the coding sequence ATGGGGGTTCATTCAACAGACCAGTTACTAATTATTGGTGGTGGCTTAATGGGACTTTCTGTCGCTCATAGCCTTGCCAAGAAAGGAAAGAAGGTGATTATTTTTAGCCGAAGAAGGAATGAAGCTGCAGGCTTTGTAGCAGCGGGAATGCTTGCTCCTCATGCCGAAGGACTAACAGGACAGATGCTTAAACTAGGTAAATTAAGTCTTCAGCTTCAATCTAATTGGGTTGCAACAATTGAAAAAGATAGTGGTTTAGATTGTGGTTTAAGGAATTGTGGAATAGTTGTTCCATTTAGAAATTTTGCAGAAAGAGATAAATATCCAACTGCTCAATACGGAGAATTATTAGATCGAAATGCACTATTAAAGGAAGCCCCAGGCTTACATCCTCAATGGAAAAGCGGAATTATTTTTCATCAAGATGGTCAAATTGATAATCGACGTCTTTTAATGCGAGCACTTGAAAAAGCTTGCTTTGAATTAGGTGTGCAATTCCAAGAAGGGGTAAAAGTTCTCAAGTTAATTAATAGCTCTAAAGGATTTGAAGGTGTTCAAATTCAAAATGCAGAAGGAAAAATTAAATCTATTCATAGTAAAGAAGGTGTTTTATGTAGTGGTGCATGGGCAAAAGAATTACTCACAGACCTCCCAATATTTCCAGTAAAAGGACAAATGTTATCTATTCAAGGGCCTAGAAATGCACTTAAAAGAGTAATTTTTGGGCCAGGAACTTATTTAGTCCCTCGTCAAGACGGGTTAATTATTGTAGGAGCCACAAGTGAAAAAAATGCTGGATTCGATGAAGGATTAACTCCAATTGGTCAAACCCAATTACAAGAGGGCATTAGCTCTCTTCTTCCAAAAGCAAGTAATTGGCCACATATGGAACGCTGGTGGGGATTTCGACCCTGCACGCCTGATCAAAAGCCAATTCTAGGAGTTTCATCTATCAAAGGCCTCTGGCTGGCAACTGGCCACTATCGTAACGGGGTCTTGTTGTCAGCTATTACTTCATATCTTTTGCAAAAAATTATTTGCAACGAGAATCTAAATACAGAGGAAAAAGAAATTTTGAAAACTTTTAAATGGGATAGATTTCAATAA
- the ndk gene encoding nucleoside-diphosphate kinase, translated as MSAERTFIAIKPDGVQRGLVGEILGRFERKGFKLIGLKQVVPSTQLASKHYGVHKDRPFFSDLVAFITSGPVVAMVWEGDGVISSARKLIGATKPLEAEPGTIRGDLAVNIGRNVIHGSDGLDTANFEIALWFESSELADWTPADQIWRKEE; from the coding sequence ATGTCTGCTGAAAGAACTTTTATTGCGATTAAGCCTGATGGGGTTCAACGTGGTTTGGTTGGAGAGATTTTGGGACGGTTTGAACGCAAAGGATTTAAATTAATAGGACTTAAGCAAGTAGTACCAAGCACGCAATTGGCTTCAAAACATTATGGGGTTCATAAAGATCGTCCTTTTTTCTCTGATCTAGTCGCTTTCATTACAAGTGGCCCTGTGGTTGCAATGGTTTGGGAGGGAGATGGTGTTATATCTAGTGCAAGAAAGTTAATAGGAGCAACGAAACCTTTAGAAGCTGAACCTGGCACTATTCGTGGTGACTTGGCCGTAAATATTGGTCGAAATGTAATTCATGGTTCAGATGGACTAGATACTGCAAATTTTGAGATTGCATTGTGGTTTGAAAGCTCTGAACTTGCTGATTGGACACCAGCAGATCAAATATGGAGAAAGGAAGAATAA